A single genomic interval of Actinomycetota bacterium harbors:
- a CDS encoding CHRD domain-containing protein — protein MIRRVLVAVLAPVIPLSMGVGVAAGAAQQPTRTLVAVLSADEEVPGCASATNAARGLAVFHVLDGTVQFKIIANNLPGAIIAAHIHVAPKGVAGAIVQPLPPTAGAENGVVARGSFTDAALVAAIQANADNYYVNVHTTICPTGVIRGQLGDHGPLNN, from the coding sequence ATGATCAGACGTGTTCTAGTGGCGGTCCTGGCTCCAGTGATCCCGCTGTCGATGGGCGTCGGGGTCGCGGCTGGCGCTGCCCAACAACCGACCCGAACCTTGGTTGCGGTGTTGAGCGCAGACGAGGAGGTGCCGGGATGTGCCTCGGCCACGAACGCGGCGCGGGGGCTCGCGGTCTTCCACGTCCTCGATGGGACGGTCCAGTTCAAGATCATTGCCAATAACCTGCCCGGCGCCATCATCGCGGCCCATATCCATGTCGCACCGAAGGGCGTCGCGGGAGCGATTGTGCAGCCTCTCCCCCCAACGGCCGGAGCCGAGAACGGCGTTGTGGCTCGGGGCAGCTTCACCGATGCCGCGCTCGTAGCAGCGATCCAGGCAAACGCTGACAACTACTACGTCAACGTCCACACGACAATCTGTCCCACCGGCGTGATTCGGGGCCAGCTCGGCGATCATGGGCCGCTCAACAACTAG